One window of the Marinilactibacillus sp. Marseille-P9653 genome contains the following:
- a CDS encoding DEAD/DEAH box helicase: MTHPFEQYNMKDFLIEAIKEIGFDEPTEIQKKVIPEVKKGRDIIGQSQTGSGKTHAFLLPLFNKIVPEHEQVQVVITAPSRELSDQLFQAASQLAEHSEQEIIVQQFIGGTDKQRQIDKLAQKQPHVVIGTPGRLFDLINQNVLLTHTANYMVVDEADMTLDMGFLEEVDQIAARLPEKGQMLVFSATIPQSLQPFLKKYMKSPIEIKVENQQIISDTVENWLISTKGKQRVNVIHELLTIGQPYLALVFANTKDRVDEIAKGLRDKGLDVAVVHGGISSRERRRVMRQIQNLDYQYVVASDLAARGIDIKGVSHVINAEIPHELDFFIHRVGRTGRNGMDGIAVTLYSPGEEKEIETLESMGITFQPKEIKNDEVLDTHDRNRRDQRKDQNSKESFDSEIHGMRKKAKKNVKPGYKRKIERKKEEKRKKARKLMQNNRKGRK, encoded by the coding sequence ATGACACACCCATTTGAACAATATAATATGAAAGATTTCTTGATAGAAGCGATAAAAGAAATTGGTTTTGATGAACCAACTGAAATTCAGAAAAAAGTCATCCCAGAAGTAAAAAAAGGGAGAGACATTATTGGTCAGTCACAAACAGGTTCAGGTAAAACACATGCCTTCCTTCTGCCATTATTCAATAAAATCGTTCCCGAACATGAACAAGTACAAGTTGTGATTACGGCTCCTAGTAGAGAGCTATCTGATCAGTTGTTTCAAGCAGCTAGTCAATTAGCAGAACACTCGGAACAAGAAATCATTGTACAACAATTCATTGGTGGAACGGATAAACAACGACAAATCGATAAGCTTGCTCAAAAACAACCCCATGTTGTTATTGGTACCCCTGGACGACTGTTTGATCTAATTAACCAGAACGTTCTATTGACGCATACAGCAAACTACATGGTTGTCGATGAAGCTGATATGACACTCGACATGGGATTTTTGGAAGAAGTAGATCAAATCGCTGCGCGTCTTCCTGAAAAAGGGCAGATGCTTGTATTTTCGGCTACAATTCCGCAATCATTACAGCCATTCCTTAAAAAATATATGAAGAGTCCTATTGAAATTAAAGTTGAAAATCAGCAGATTATTTCAGATACCGTGGAAAACTGGTTGATTTCAACAAAAGGTAAACAACGAGTTAATGTGATTCACGAATTGTTAACGATTGGTCAACCTTATTTGGCTTTAGTATTTGCAAACACTAAAGATAGAGTAGATGAGATTGCAAAAGGTCTTAGAGATAAGGGTCTTGATGTGGCTGTTGTTCACGGTGGCATTTCTTCTCGTGAACGAAGAAGAGTCATGAGACAGATTCAAAATCTTGACTATCAATATGTAGTTGCCTCAGATCTTGCTGCTAGAGGGATAGACATCAAAGGTGTTTCTCACGTTATTAATGCTGAGATTCCTCATGAATTAGATTTCTTTATTCACCGTGTCGGTAGAACTGGCCGTAATGGTATGGACGGGATAGCCGTTACCCTTTATTCTCCAGGAGAAGAAAAAGAAATTGAAACATTAGAAAGTATGGGGATTACTTTCCAGCCTAAAGAAATCAAAAATGATGAAGTACTGGATACACATGACCGTAATCGAAGAGATCAGAGAAAAGATCAAAATAGCAAAGAATCTTTTGACTCAGAAATTCATGGTATGCGTAAAAAAGCTAAAAAGAATGTTAAACCTGGATATAAGAGAAAAATCGAGCGTAAAAAAGAAGAGAAAAGAAAGAAAGCTAGAAAATTAATGCAAAACAACCGTAAAGGTCGTAAGTAA
- a CDS encoding SDR family NAD(P)-dependent oxidoreductase produces MGSLFGDRGTTVQSTYSAAKFAVHGWTENLRMEAEKDRIPVSVTLIHPGRIDTPYNEHAQSYLEKQPGHRGMIYPPEAVAEAILFAAEHPKRDMFVGGQAKLLSILGKGFPRLMDKIEEYYAYPTQHISKPSILANLQNQKTIVLYTKLDTACMSAVQAKVGEENQAFM; encoded by the coding sequence GTGGGAAGTCTTTTTGGAGATAGAGGAACTACTGTACAATCAACCTATTCTGCTGCAAAATTTGCTGTCCATGGCTGGACTGAAAATCTTAGAATGGAGGCAGAAAAAGACCGGATACCTGTATCTGTCACATTGATTCATCCTGGACGAATCGATACACCCTATAATGAACATGCTCAAAGCTATTTAGAAAAGCAACCAGGTCATAGAGGGATGATTTATCCTCCAGAAGCTGTAGCGGAAGCCATTCTTTTTGCTGCTGAGCATCCAAAAAGAGATATGTTTGTCGGGGGACAAGCAAAACTATTGAGTATTTTGGGTAAAGGATTTCCTAGACTAATGGATAAAATAGAAGAATATTATGCATATCCAACACAACATATTAGCAAACCTTCAATATTAGCAAACCTTCAAAACCAAAAGACGATAGTGCTTTACACAAAGCTGGATACGGCATGCATGAGCGCGGTACAAGCGAAGGTTGGAGAAGAAAATCAAGCCTTTATGTAA
- a CDS encoding SDR family NAD(P)-dependent oxidoreductase, with translation MEEKDLKIAHNMMKLKLKKLAEQVIVITGTSSGIGLATARMAADNGARLVLVWSSFHEMKKL, from the coding sequence ATGGAAGAAAAAGATTTAAAAATTGCTCATAATATGATGAAATTAAAGTTAAAGAAATTAGCGGAACAGGTCATTGTAATCACTGGTACGTCAAGTGGGATAGGTTTGGCTACTGCTAGAATGGCAGCAGATAACGGAGCTCGTTTGGTCCTCGTTTGGTCCTCGTTTCACGAAATGAAGAAGCTTTAA
- the trmL gene encoding tRNA (uridine(34)/cytosine(34)/5-carboxymethylaminomethyluridine(34)-2'-O)-methyltransferase TrmL → MPNHIVLYEPLIPANTGNISRTCAGTNTHLHLIKPLGFSTEDKQLKRAGLDYWNEVEITYHENLEAFIEYAKNGKFYLISKFANKVYSDEDFTDTTQDHFFIFGKETTGLPEAFMKEYEEDCLRIPMNDQHVRSLNLSNTANILIYEALRQQKFLNLELTHTYENDKLK, encoded by the coding sequence ATGCCCAATCATATCGTATTATATGAACCACTGATACCAGCGAACACAGGTAATATTTCCAGAACATGCGCAGGTACAAATACGCACTTACATTTGATCAAACCGCTAGGGTTTAGTACCGAAGATAAACAATTAAAACGAGCAGGACTCGATTACTGGAACGAAGTTGAAATTACTTATCATGAAAATTTGGAAGCCTTTATTGAGTATGCAAAGAATGGGAAGTTCTATCTGATTTCTAAATTTGCGAATAAGGTTTATTCAGATGAAGACTTCACGGATACAACTCAAGACCACTTTTTTATCTTTGGAAAAGAAACAACGGGTTTACCAGAAGCATTTATGAAAGAATATGAGGAAGATTGTTTGCGTATTCCAATGAATGACCAACATGTGAGGTCGTTGAATTTATCTAATACAGCGAATATTTTAATTTATGAAGCACTTAGACAACAAAAGTTTTTGAATCTTGAATTGACGCACACTTATGAAAATGACAAATTGAAGTAA
- a CDS encoding methyltransferase domain-containing protein — MKKIEKSAHFLRENSALFQCPVCQDDFLEVNSHQMICIQGHSFNLSKKGTVHFLLKQPHNDYGSEMLKSRRIIAQDGLWHPMLQEVFQTVSKKDGVHLDVGCGEGSHLHHLHEMGLEGLKIGFDISKDAIQLAAALYTEAFWSVADLARSPFASNAYDTIFNILSPSNYSEFDRLLKKGGQVIKVIPSERYLIEVRELTGNDEKPYSNQDVVEKFFDHYPGAEKISIQYKHDLKPSLAPLLVEMTPLGWNAAEQIDLKGLKSVTVEMEILVGTKA; from the coding sequence ATGAAAAAGATAGAAAAATCAGCTCATTTCCTAAGAGAAAATAGTGCATTATTTCAATGTCCGGTATGTCAGGATGATTTCCTAGAAGTGAATAGCCATCAAATGATTTGTATTCAAGGTCATTCATTCAATCTTTCAAAAAAAGGAACGGTTCATTTCCTTTTGAAACAGCCGCACAATGATTATGGTAGTGAAATGCTTAAATCTAGAAGAATCATTGCCCAAGACGGGCTTTGGCATCCAATGCTACAAGAAGTCTTTCAGACTGTTTCAAAAAAAGATGGTGTTCACCTAGATGTTGGCTGTGGAGAAGGTTCTCATCTTCACCATTTACATGAAATGGGATTAGAGGGTCTAAAAATTGGTTTTGATATTTCTAAAGATGCCATACAGCTAGCAGCTGCTTTATACACTGAAGCATTCTGGAGTGTGGCTGACTTGGCTCGATCACCTTTTGCATCTAATGCTTACGATACCATCTTCAACATTCTTTCTCCGTCAAATTATAGTGAATTTGATCGATTGTTGAAAAAAGGCGGTCAGGTTATTAAAGTTATTCCATCAGAGCGTTATCTTATTGAGGTAAGAGAATTAACGGGGAATGACGAGAAACCTTATTCTAATCAAGACGTAGTAGAAAAATTTTTTGATCACTATCCAGGTGCTGAAAAAATCAGTATCCAATACAAACATGATTTGAAACCATCTCTTGCTCCATTGTTGGTTGAAATGACTCCACTAGGATGGAATGCAGCTGAACAAATAGATTTGAAAGGTCTGAAAAGTGTGACGGTTGAAATGGAAATATTAGTTGGTACGAAAGCGTAA
- the argS gene encoding arginine--tRNA ligase, which yields MDYKLLVAQSLHDVLKDQLELNEINQLLEKPKMVEHGDLAFPTFQLAKLFRKNPAQIAAELQDQVSSPIIEKVQTVGPYLNFFLKKDQVSQLVLKEILEQKEHYGAVNIGNGQNVPIDMSSPNIAKPMSMGHLRSTVIGNALSNILSRVGYNPVRINYLGDWGTQFGKLISAYKKWGTEEDVRANPIKELLRLYVLFHEEAEEHPELEDEGRAWFKKLEDGNEEAISLWTWFREESLAEFQKVYDRLNIQFDSYKGEAFYNDKMDSVVSLLDKKNLLTLNQGAHIVDLEKYNLNPALIKKSDGATLYMTRDLAAALYRKENYDFSQALYVVGQEQSNHFKQLKGVLTEMGYEWAENIHHIPFGLITKDGKKLSTRKGKVVLLEEVLNEASSLALQQIEDKNPSLENKEVVAEQVGVGAVVFHDLKNDRLNNFDFTIEEVVQFEGETGPYVQYTRARGLSILKKAEKESFSSSEQYSLTDSYSWEVVKLIQEFPETLIRAYKQYEPSIIAKHSIHLSQAFNKFYANVRVLDEHPEKESRLALVYAVTELLKQDLTILGVETPDKM from the coding sequence TTGGATTATAAATTGCTTGTAGCCCAGTCGCTACACGACGTCTTAAAAGATCAATTAGAATTAAACGAAATCAATCAACTTTTAGAAAAACCAAAAATGGTTGAACATGGAGATTTAGCTTTCCCAACTTTTCAACTTGCTAAACTTTTCCGAAAGAATCCAGCACAAATCGCTGCTGAATTACAAGATCAAGTGTCTTCACCAATTATTGAAAAGGTTCAAACAGTCGGTCCTTACTTGAACTTCTTTTTGAAAAAAGATCAAGTTAGTCAGCTTGTTCTAAAAGAAATACTTGAACAGAAGGAACACTACGGTGCAGTCAATATCGGTAACGGGCAAAATGTTCCTATCGATATGTCTTCCCCTAACATTGCCAAACCGATGTCAATGGGCCACTTAAGATCTACTGTTATTGGTAATGCTTTATCAAATATTTTATCTAGAGTTGGTTATAACCCTGTACGCATTAATTACCTTGGTGACTGGGGAACTCAATTCGGTAAACTCATCTCTGCATACAAAAAATGGGGTACTGAAGAAGACGTTCGAGCAAACCCAATCAAAGAATTGTTAAGATTATATGTCTTATTCCATGAAGAAGCTGAAGAACATCCTGAACTTGAAGATGAAGGCCGTGCTTGGTTTAAAAAGCTAGAAGATGGTAACGAAGAAGCGATTTCCCTATGGACATGGTTTAGAGAAGAATCATTAGCTGAATTTCAAAAAGTTTATGATCGCTTGAATATTCAGTTTGATTCTTATAAAGGTGAAGCTTTTTATAATGATAAAATGGATTCGGTTGTTTCGTTGTTAGACAAGAAAAATCTATTAACGCTGAATCAAGGTGCACATATTGTTGATCTTGAAAAATATAATCTAAACCCTGCCCTTATTAAAAAATCTGATGGTGCAACGCTGTATATGACCAGAGACTTAGCAGCTGCACTTTACCGTAAAGAAAACTATGACTTCTCTCAAGCCCTTTATGTCGTTGGTCAAGAACAATCAAATCACTTCAAACAATTAAAAGGCGTTCTTACGGAGATGGGTTATGAATGGGCTGAAAATATCCATCATATTCCATTTGGTCTAATTACTAAAGACGGTAAAAAGTTATCAACCAGAAAAGGTAAAGTCGTTCTTCTAGAAGAAGTGTTAAATGAAGCTTCGAGCCTAGCACTTCAACAAATTGAAGACAAAAATCCTTCACTTGAAAACAAAGAAGTTGTGGCCGAGCAAGTTGGTGTTGGTGCAGTTGTCTTCCATGACCTTAAAAATGACCGTTTAAATAATTTTGACTTCACGATTGAAGAAGTTGTTCAATTTGAAGGAGAAACAGGACCTTATGTGCAATACACTCGTGCACGCGGTTTGAGTATCCTTAAAAAAGCAGAAAAAGAATCGTTCTCTTCTTCTGAACAATATAGCTTAACTGACTCTTATAGCTGGGAAGTCGTTAAACTGATTCAAGAATTCCCTGAAACTTTGATTCGTGCTTACAAACAATATGAGCCTTCTATTATTGCTAAACATTCGATTCATTTATCCCAGGCTTTCAACAAGTTTTATGCTAACGTGCGAGTGTTGGATGAACATCCAGAAAAAGAATCAAGACTTGCCCTTGTCTACGCTGTTACAGAACTATTGAAACAAGACCTTACTATATTAGGGGTCGAAACACCTGATAAAATGTAA
- a CDS encoding DUF2188 domain-containing protein produces the protein MPWDTKDYPDAMKNLKNVVRKKAIDIANALLDNDYPEDRAIPIAISQAEEWYEKSDQDEIKAFDSEQKPKKDDDHEHTGNADLLDNDVLVYFEENEWKVRTKKAKRPDSTFETKKDATNRAKEIAENKESNVISYTKDGKKQV, from the coding sequence ATGCCATGGGATACTAAAGACTACCCAGACGCTATGAAAAATTTAAAAAATGTCGTACGCAAAAAAGCTATTGATATTGCTAACGCCTTATTGGACAATGATTACCCAGAAGATCGTGCCATACCAATCGCTATAAGCCAAGCAGAAGAATGGTATGAAAAGTCAGATCAGGATGAAATAAAAGCTTTTGATTCCGAACAGAAACCGAAAAAAGACGACGACCATGAACACACTGGAAACGCTGATTTATTAGACAATGATGTACTGGTGTACTTCGAAGAAAATGAATGGAAAGTTCGGACAAAAAAAGCAAAAAGACCTGATTCCACGTTTGAAACAAAAAAGGATGCTACAAATCGCGCCAAAGAAATTGCAGAGAACAAAGAATCCAATGTTATCTCATACACTAAAGACGGAAAAAAACAAGTTTAA
- the argR gene encoding arginine repressor, with product MKKSERQMMIKQMVLNEEIGTQDDLLIRLKDKGLEATQATISRDIKELNLVKTPSSRGGTKYTIYQNNQLTIEDKLSSTLKEVVESITRVQFMNVVKTIPGNAHVVGALMDDIDFSEVVGTVAGNDTIMIISKDEEHATNMYQYLSKRANLLNR from the coding sequence ATGAAAAAATCTGAACGACAAATGATGATTAAACAGATGGTGTTAAACGAAGAGATCGGAACACAAGACGATTTGTTGATTAGACTTAAAGATAAAGGTCTTGAAGCAACTCAAGCAACGATTTCTCGAGATATAAAAGAATTGAATTTAGTTAAAACACCTAGCTCTAGAGGCGGAACCAAATATACGATTTATCAAAACAATCAACTCACAATAGAAGATAAACTGTCTTCTACTTTGAAAGAAGTTGTTGAATCGATTACCCGAGTACAATTTATGAATGTAGTAAAGACTATTCCAGGGAATGCGCATGTAGTGGGTGCTTTAATGGATGATATTGATTTTTCCGAAGTAGTGGGTACGGTTGCAGGCAACGATACAATTATGATCATTTCAAAAGATGAAGAACATGCCACAAATATGTATCAATACCTTTCAAAAAGAGCGAATTTACTTAATAGATAG
- the queG gene encoding tRNA epoxyqueuosine(34) reductase QueG has translation MTLALKEKIQLKAQEIGIDKIGFTHAEPFYDLEDKLHKQKEKGHTSGFEHDVIEERIYPDRIFSEPKSIIAIAVAYPSKMGTKPPRVKGERRGEFARASWGTDYHDVLRDRMDRLIEYIREETSSETEFKPMVDTGELVDVAVAQRAGLGFIGRNGLLITKEFGSYVYLGEIITNIEFDPDEEVAFGCGDCTRCVTACPTGALLGDGRMNAQKCLSFQTQTKGYMPKEYRRRMGHVIYGCDICQIVCPYNKGIDSHFHEEMEPEPEKTMPLLKPLLTISNKEFKETYGEMAGSWRGKKPLQRNAIIALANYRDRTAIPELLKVVDQDPRPMIRGTAAWAISMILKREANPDVIFFLEEALAKETDPETIEEFTTAIASMKENL, from the coding sequence ATGACTTTAGCGCTTAAAGAAAAAATACAATTGAAGGCTCAAGAAATTGGAATAGATAAAATTGGATTCACACATGCAGAGCCCTTTTATGACCTAGAAGATAAATTACATAAACAAAAAGAAAAAGGTCATACGTCCGGCTTTGAACATGATGTAATTGAAGAACGGATCTATCCTGATAGAATTTTTTCTGAGCCTAAGTCCATTATTGCGATAGCTGTAGCTTATCCTTCAAAGATGGGTACCAAGCCTCCGAGAGTCAAAGGGGAGAGACGTGGGGAATTTGCTCGAGCGTCATGGGGAACGGATTATCACGATGTACTAAGAGACCGAATGGATCGCTTAATTGAGTACATTCGAGAAGAGACAAGCTCAGAAACTGAATTCAAGCCAATGGTCGATACTGGTGAACTAGTCGACGTTGCAGTAGCTCAAAGAGCAGGACTTGGATTTATCGGTAGAAATGGATTGCTGATCACAAAAGAGTTTGGATCATACGTATATCTAGGTGAAATTATTACAAATATTGAATTTGATCCCGATGAAGAGGTCGCTTTCGGCTGCGGGGACTGTACACGATGTGTAACGGCTTGTCCTACTGGAGCGTTACTCGGAGACGGGCGGATGAATGCTCAGAAATGTCTTTCTTTCCAGACTCAGACCAAAGGTTACATGCCCAAAGAGTATCGTCGCAGAATGGGTCATGTCATTTATGGATGTGATATCTGTCAGATTGTATGTCCATATAATAAAGGGATTGATTCTCATTTTCATGAAGAAATGGAACCTGAACCCGAAAAAACAATGCCATTATTAAAACCTTTACTAACCATATCTAACAAAGAATTCAAAGAGACTTATGGAGAAATGGCAGGTTCTTGGAGAGGGAAGAAGCCTCTGCAAAGAAATGCGATTATCGCATTAGCCAATTACCGTGACCGTACAGCAATCCCAGAGTTACTGAAAGTGGTTGATCAAGATCCACGTCCAATGATCAGAGGAACGGCTGCCTGGGCAATTTCCATGATTTTGAAAAGGGAAGCGAATCCCGATGTCATCTTTTTCCTTGAAGAAGCTCTAGCTAAAGAAACGGATCCAGAAACAATCGAAGAATTCACTACAGCAATCGCTTCAATGAAGGAAAATCTGTAA
- a CDS encoding SDR family NAD(P)-dependent oxidoreductase, whose amino-acid sequence MVLVSRNEEALKTLVEELEEKGQKAIYVKADVGVEEDVKRVAEEAIAAFGRFDTWVNNAGVSIFGHAIDVTIPDMKKVFDTVYWGVVYGSREAVNHFKKIEKNRVR is encoded by the coding sequence TTGGTCCTCGTTTCACGAAATGAAGAAGCTTTAAAAACTCTCGTCGAAGAACTTGAGGAGAAGGGTCAGAAAGCCATATACGTAAAAGCAGACGTTGGCGTTGAAGAGGATGTAAAACGGGTTGCTGAAGAAGCCATAGCAGCGTTCGGACGCTTCGATACATGGGTCAATAATGCCGGCGTTTCTATTTTTGGTCATGCCATTGATGTAACAATACCAGATATGAAAAAAGTATTTGATACTGTCTACTGGGGAGTCGTTTATGGCTCTAGAGAAGCTGTAAATCATTTTAAAAAAATCGAGAAGAACCGGGTGCGTTAA
- the zwf gene encoding glucose-6-phosphate dehydrogenase: protein MSQANKALFIIFGGTGDLAQRKLYPSLYRLYTKGFLEENFAVIGTARRDWSDEHYQEIVRDSVENIGGSEEQIETFSQHFYYQSHNVKDTEHYDTLRELSNKLDEKYEIGGNRIFYLSMSPDFFGTITNHLKSQNLVNDKGFNRVIIEKPFGTDYESSKALNDEILEAFEPEDLYRIDHYLGKEMVQNILAFRFANPMIEQVWNNQFISNIQITLSEELGVEERAGYYDKSGALRDMVQNHIMQIFSLLTMEAPHSFNSDEIREKKMNVLESLKALSPQDVKDNFVRAQYTHSDKKSLQGYLEEENVSEDSTTETYVAGKIEIENDRWSGVPIYIRTGKRMTKKEAQINVVFKKTTHSLYTDKSTDANVITMYLGPSEGFSIQLNEKKIGMSMDTTTMQFDHLRTEGTIQESPEAYEKLILDGLNGDRTHFAHWEEVSNSWKYVDSIREAWDKDSENPAKYEAGTMGPDEADMLLEKLGHQWVWNPEK from the coding sequence ATGTCTCAAGCAAATAAAGCACTCTTCATTATTTTTGGAGGTACTGGGGATCTTGCCCAGCGTAAATTATATCCTTCACTATATCGATTATATACTAAAGGATTTTTAGAAGAAAATTTTGCAGTTATTGGTACTGCTAGACGTGACTGGTCGGATGAACATTATCAGGAAATCGTTAGAGATTCAGTGGAAAATATCGGTGGATCTGAAGAACAAATAGAGACATTTTCTCAACATTTTTACTATCAGTCTCATAACGTTAAAGATACGGAACACTATGACACTTTGAGAGAATTATCCAATAAACTTGATGAAAAATACGAGATTGGTGGAAATAGAATTTTTTACTTATCCATGTCCCCCGACTTCTTTGGAACGATAACGAATCATCTGAAAAGTCAGAATTTGGTAAATGACAAAGGATTTAATAGAGTTATTATTGAGAAACCTTTCGGAACAGACTATGAGAGCTCTAAAGCATTGAATGATGAAATATTAGAAGCTTTCGAACCAGAGGATCTATACCGAATCGATCATTACCTTGGCAAAGAAATGGTACAAAATATATTAGCTTTCCGATTTGCGAACCCAATGATCGAACAAGTATGGAATAATCAGTTCATTTCAAATATTCAAATTACATTAAGCGAAGAATTAGGCGTCGAAGAACGTGCTGGTTATTATGATAAAAGTGGTGCTTTAAGAGATATGGTTCAAAATCATATTATGCAGATTTTCAGTCTGTTGACAATGGAAGCACCCCATTCTTTTAATTCAGATGAAATTAGAGAGAAAAAAATGAATGTTTTAGAATCACTTAAAGCTTTATCCCCTCAAGACGTTAAGGATAACTTTGTACGTGCGCAATATACTCACTCTGACAAAAAGTCTCTACAAGGCTATTTAGAAGAAGAAAATGTTTCTGAAGATTCAACAACTGAAACGTATGTAGCCGGTAAAATCGAAATCGAAAATGATCGCTGGTCAGGTGTTCCAATCTATATAAGAACTGGAAAAAGAATGACTAAAAAAGAAGCTCAAATCAACGTAGTATTCAAAAAAACTACCCACTCTCTTTACACTGACAAGTCTACAGATGCTAACGTCATCACGATGTATCTTGGACCGAGCGAAGGATTTTCTATTCAATTAAACGAGAAAAAAATCGGAATGAGTATGGATACGACAACAATGCAATTTGATCATCTTAGAACTGAAGGAACCATTCAGGAAAGCCCTGAAGCTTATGAAAAGCTGATTTTAGATGGTTTGAATGGGGACAGAACGCATTTTGCTCACTGGGAAGAAGTTTCGAATTCTTGGAAATACGTCGACTCTATCCGTGAAGCATGGGATAAGGACTCTGAAAATCCTGCTAAATATGAAGCCGGAACAATGGGACCGGATGAAGCGGACATGCTTTTGGAAAAACTAGGACATCAATGGGTTTGGAATCCAGAAAAATAA